In Lentibacillus amyloliquefaciens, one DNA window encodes the following:
- a CDS encoding acyl-CoA carboxylase subunit beta: protein MDIFDKINELYDKRRQVELGGGDDRIDKQHSKGKLTARERIDYLLDDGSFVELNPFIEHRETDFGMNNNHANGEGVVTGYGKINGQAVYLFAQDFTVFGGALGEMHGKKIASAMDLAAKTGTPFIGLNDSGGARIQEGVSSLDGYGQVFYRNSIYSGVIPQISVIMGPSAGGAVYSPAITDFVIMVEETSQMFITGPKVIETVTGEQISSESLGGADVHNAKSGNAHIKAASEEEALDAVRNLVDYLPANNQKKPPLKQFELNDETRPDLADIVPFNATRPYDVKSVIDQVVDKDSFYEIHKDFAKNIVVGFARINGETVGFVCNQPKYLAGGLDIDSSDKASRFIRFCDSFNIPLITFEDVTGFFPGVKQEHGGIIRHGAKILYAYSEATVPKITVITRKAYGGAYVALNSKSIGADLVYAWPNAEIAVMGPDGAANIIFAKEIAESENPEATRQEKISTYREKFANPYVAAGLGMIDDVIDPRETRVKLIQALEMLYYKEEDRPTKKHGNIPL from the coding sequence ATGGATATTTTTGATAAAATAAACGAACTATATGATAAACGAAGGCAGGTTGAGCTTGGCGGCGGAGATGACCGAATTGATAAGCAGCATTCCAAAGGGAAATTGACAGCACGCGAACGAATTGATTATTTGCTGGATGATGGTTCATTTGTTGAACTTAATCCGTTTATCGAGCACCGGGAAACTGACTTTGGCATGAATAACAACCATGCTAATGGTGAAGGAGTTGTCACCGGTTATGGAAAAATAAACGGACAGGCTGTCTATTTATTTGCCCAGGATTTTACGGTTTTCGGCGGTGCCCTTGGTGAGATGCACGGGAAAAAGATTGCAAGCGCAATGGATCTTGCCGCCAAAACAGGCACACCATTTATTGGTCTGAATGATTCAGGGGGCGCGAGAATCCAGGAAGGTGTTTCCTCACTTGACGGTTACGGACAGGTTTTCTACCGTAATTCCATTTATTCAGGTGTCATTCCGCAAATCTCTGTCATCATGGGTCCAAGTGCAGGCGGAGCGGTTTATTCACCCGCGATTACTGATTTTGTCATCATGGTTGAAGAAACCTCTCAAATGTTTATCACCGGACCAAAGGTAATTGAAACCGTAACAGGGGAGCAAATTTCCTCTGAGTCTTTAGGCGGTGCAGACGTCCACAACGCCAAAAGCGGTAACGCACACATTAAAGCTGCAAGTGAAGAAGAAGCACTTGATGCTGTCAGAAATCTGGTTGACTATTTGCCGGCCAATAATCAGAAAAAACCGCCATTAAAACAGTTTGAATTAAATGATGAAACACGTCCGGATCTGGCCGATATTGTGCCATTCAACGCGACACGTCCATATGATGTTAAATCAGTGATCGATCAAGTGGTCGATAAAGACAGTTTTTACGAAATACATAAAGACTTTGCCAAAAATATTGTCGTGGGCTTTGCACGGATTAATGGTGAAACAGTCGGGTTCGTATGTAATCAGCCGAAATACCTCGCAGGCGGCCTTGATATTGACTCAAGTGATAAAGCATCCAGATTTATCCGGTTCTGTGATTCGTTTAATATACCGCTCATTACATTTGAAGATGTCACCGGGTTTTTCCCCGGCGTGAAACAGGAACACGGCGGCATTATCCGTCATGGTGCCAAGATCCTTTATGCTTATTCCGAAGCAACCGTACCTAAAATAACGGTCATTACACGGAAAGCTTATGGCGGGGCGTACGTTGCACTTAACAGTAAGTCGATTGGAGCGGACCTTGTTTACGCTTGGCCAAATGCAGAAATAGCTGTCATGGGTCCGGACGGCGCAGCCAATATCATTTTTGCCAAGGAAATAGCGGAAAGCGAGAATCCTGAAGCTACCCGTCAGGAAAAAATCAGCACATACAGAGAAAAGTTTGCAAATCCATACGTAGCAGCTGGTCTAGGTATGATTGACGATGTGATTGATCCAAGAGAAACACGCGTTAAACTTATACAGGCACTGGAAATGCTTTATTATAAAGAGGAAGACAGACCAACAAAAAAACATGGCAACATACCTTTATAA
- a CDS encoding dihydrolipoamide acetyltransferase family protein — MTAEKINMPQLGESVTEGTISSWLVSEGDKVNKYDPIAEVMTDKVNAEVPSSFTGVIKELVAQEGDTIQVGDLMGYIEIEGGSSTDESAETDKSEEKQEQTAEKDKEDSSDAPMKKRYSPAVMRLAQEHDIDLQQVDGSGRGGRITRKDMEKLIASGDKPEPASTKSPPGEKETKAIQPEQPSESQPAGKPGDTEIPVTGVRKAIAQNMVKSTTEIPHAWMAVEADVTDLVSYRNKVKDEFKQSEGYSLTFFAFFVKAVAQALKEYPQLNSTWAGDKIIQHKDINLSIAVAKDNELYVPVIKNADEKSIKGIARDINDLAVRARSGKLTSEDMQGGTFTVNNTGSFGSVQSMGVINHPQAAILQVESIVKRPVIINDMFAARDMVNLCLSLDHRVLDGLIVGQFLARVKELAENTNAEATKIY; from the coding sequence ATGACAGCCGAAAAAATAAATATGCCGCAGCTTGGCGAAAGTGTTACAGAAGGCACAATCAGTTCATGGCTGGTTTCAGAAGGGGATAAAGTCAATAAATACGACCCCATCGCAGAAGTCATGACGGATAAAGTCAATGCTGAAGTTCCGTCATCGTTCACAGGTGTCATCAAAGAACTTGTGGCGCAGGAAGGAGACACCATTCAAGTTGGTGATCTTATGGGTTACATTGAAATAGAAGGCGGATCTTCAACTGACGAATCCGCCGAAACTGATAAATCGGAAGAGAAGCAAGAGCAAACAGCAGAAAAAGATAAAGAAGATTCATCTGATGCACCCATGAAAAAACGTTACTCACCTGCTGTTATGCGACTGGCACAAGAGCATGATATTGACCTGCAGCAAGTTGATGGCTCAGGCCGAGGCGGACGCATTACCAGAAAAGATATGGAAAAATTGATCGCTTCGGGTGATAAACCCGAACCGGCTTCAACTAAAAGCCCACCGGGAGAAAAAGAAACGAAAGCCATTCAGCCCGAACAGCCTTCAGAATCACAGCCAGCTGGAAAGCCGGGTGATACTGAAATACCGGTAACCGGCGTTCGAAAAGCTATCGCTCAAAATATGGTGAAATCCACAACTGAGATACCACATGCATGGATGGCGGTGGAAGCTGATGTCACTGATCTGGTAAGCTACCGCAACAAAGTAAAAGATGAATTTAAACAAAGTGAAGGCTACAGCCTCACCTTTTTCGCATTCTTTGTAAAAGCTGTTGCACAGGCTTTGAAAGAATATCCTCAGTTAAACAGCACATGGGCAGGGGATAAAATCATTCAGCATAAAGATATTAATCTGTCCATTGCCGTTGCAAAAGACAACGAGCTGTATGTACCGGTTATTAAAAATGCCGATGAGAAAAGTATCAAGGGCATCGCAAGAGATATTAATGACCTGGCAGTGCGGGCCCGGTCCGGCAAGCTAACCTCAGAGGATATGCAGGGCGGCACATTTACTGTCAACAATACTGGCTCATTTGGTTCAGTGCAGTCAATGGGTGTTATCAATCATCCGCAGGCTGCCATATTGCAAGTGGAATCGATTGTGAAACGACCTGTCATTATAAACGATATGTTTGCTGCGCGAGACATGGTGAATTTATGTCTGTCCCTGGATCATCGTGTGCTTGACGGTCTGATAGTCGGACAATTTCTGGCGAGAGTGAAAGAACTGGCAGAAAACACCAATGCTGAGGCGACGAAAATATACTGA
- the mce gene encoding methylmalonyl-CoA epimerase has protein sequence MGKIRALIAKPGLDGHDRGALIIAQVLRDHGMEVIYTGLRQSPVQIVQAAIQEDVDVIGLSSLSGAHKTLFPKVIDALQKQNAADIPVVGGGVIPAEDIPYLLEKGVRKIFTSGSSTEALAAYIKQLVDPEDNKIKPPEKIAHIGIAVREIDHVLPFYTDALGLDLEGVETIESEGVRTAFLKIGESRIELLEPLREDSPIQRYLDKKGEGIHHIALEADNLSTRLNAMKTEGIPLINEEPKQGAHDSQVAFIHPKAANGVLFELCQHSEGSEQ, from the coding sequence ATGGGAAAAATACGAGCACTTATCGCTAAACCCGGTCTTGATGGGCATGACCGGGGAGCTTTAATCATCGCCCAAGTATTGCGTGACCATGGAATGGAAGTAATTTATACCGGACTTCGACAATCACCGGTGCAAATCGTCCAGGCCGCCATTCAGGAAGATGTGGATGTTATCGGATTGTCGTCACTTTCAGGTGCCCATAAAACCTTATTCCCGAAAGTTATAGATGCATTGCAAAAGCAAAATGCAGCTGACATCCCGGTAGTCGGCGGCGGCGTAATACCAGCTGAAGATATTCCGTATTTGCTGGAGAAAGGCGTCCGGAAAATATTTACGAGCGGTTCTTCGACTGAGGCGCTTGCAGCATATATTAAACAGCTGGTCGACCCCGAAGACAATAAAATAAAACCACCTGAAAAAATTGCACATATTGGCATAGCTGTTCGGGAGATTGACCATGTGCTCCCATTCTACACAGATGCGCTCGGACTTGATTTGGAAGGTGTTGAAACCATTGAATCAGAAGGGGTCAGGACAGCCTTTTTGAAGATCGGTGAGTCCCGAATTGAACTGCTTGAACCATTAAGGGAAGATTCTCCGATACAGCGTTATTTGGATAAAAAAGGGGAAGGGATACATCACATTGCATTAGAGGCAGATAATCTCAGCACGCGTCTTAATGCTATGAAAACTGAGGGTATACCTCTGATTAATGAGGAACCAAAACAAGGCGCTCATGATAGTCAGGTCGCCTTTATCCATCCAAAGGCTGCAAATGGCGTCTTGTTTGAATTGTGCCAGCATTCGGAGGGAAGTGAACAATAA
- a CDS encoding thiamine pyrophosphate-dependent dehydrogenase E1 component subunit alpha has translation MAKIRHETLGLTDEQAIDIYKHMLLARKLDERMLLLNRAGKIPFAISCQGQEASQVGASFALNREEDYVAPYYRDMGVVLAFGMTAKELMLSAFAKAEDPNSGGRQMPSHFGQKKRRILSQSSPVTTQLPHAVGIALAAKMEKKDFASFVTLGEGSSNQGDFHEGLNFAGVHKLPVITMVENNKYAISVPVEKQIASANVSDRAQSYGMPGVTVDGNDPLAVFEEVQKARERAANGEGPTLIEAISYRFKAHSSDDDDSQYRESAEVEEAKKKDAIFSYAAYLKEAGIMTEEMEEEILTDIAETVNEATDYAESAAYPEPESALKYVYEE, from the coding sequence ATGGCAAAAATTCGCCATGAAACGTTAGGTTTAACAGATGAACAGGCAATTGATATCTATAAACATATGCTTTTGGCCCGCAAGCTTGATGAGCGGATGTTGCTCTTAAACCGAGCGGGTAAAATCCCGTTTGCCATTTCGTGTCAGGGACAGGAAGCTTCACAGGTTGGCGCCTCATTTGCCCTGAACAGAGAAGAAGATTATGTTGCACCCTATTACAGAGATATGGGTGTTGTTCTCGCATTTGGGATGACAGCAAAAGAGTTAATGCTGTCGGCATTTGCAAAAGCAGAAGATCCCAACTCAGGAGGAAGACAAATGCCAAGCCATTTTGGGCAGAAGAAAAGACGGATATTAAGCCAGTCTTCACCGGTTACAACCCAACTGCCCCATGCTGTCGGAATAGCATTAGCAGCCAAGATGGAAAAGAAAGATTTTGCTTCATTTGTGACACTTGGTGAAGGATCTTCCAACCAGGGCGACTTTCATGAAGGTTTGAACTTTGCCGGTGTTCATAAACTGCCGGTCATCACAATGGTCGAAAACAATAAATATGCCATTTCAGTTCCTGTGGAAAAACAAATTGCAAGTGCCAATGTTTCCGATCGGGCACAAAGTTACGGAATGCCTGGTGTCACGGTTGATGGCAATGATCCGCTGGCAGTATTTGAAGAAGTTCAAAAAGCAAGAGAACGTGCAGCAAACGGAGAAGGACCAACATTGATTGAAGCCATTTCCTACCGGTTTAAGGCCCACTCAAGTGATGATGATGACAGCCAGTACCGTGAGAGTGCAGAAGTCGAAGAAGCAAAGAAAAAAGATGCCATTTTTTCATATGCTGCCTATTTAAAAGAGGCAGGCATTATGACAGAAGAAATGGAAGAAGAAATCCTGACTGATATAGCCGAAACGGTAAATGAAGCAACGGACTATGCAGAAAGTGCAGCCTATCCTGAACCGGAGTCGGCACTTAAATACGTATATGAAGAATAG
- the prli42 gene encoding stressosome-associated protein Prli42, which yields MAKNQTKSPAPRKKSKRERRIKVIIYIMILAMILSTMTMGLSMFI from the coding sequence TTGGCTAAAAACCAAACCAAATCACCGGCGCCCAGAAAAAAGTCTAAGCGCGAACGCAGAATAAAAGTCATCATTTATATAATGATTCTGGCAATGATCTTATCTACTATGACAATGGGATTGTCAATGTTTATATAA
- a CDS encoding acyl-CoA mutase large subunit family protein, with protein MSDNTFQSKKENWKRSVNKTLDRFPERKDPFTTSSDIEVERLYHPAEDETYEEKLGYPGEYPYTRGIQPTMYRSRLWTMRQYAGFGSAKETNERFRYLLDQGQTGLSVAFDLPTQIGYDSDDVMAEGEVGKVGVAIDSLHDMEQLLDQIPLGKVSTSMTINAPASVLLCMYLAVGQKQGVPLEKLTGTIQNDILKEYIARGTYIFPPKPSMRLITNIFEFCHEHVPKFNTISISGYHIREAGSTAVQEVAFTLADGMAYVDAALEAGLEIDAFAPRLAFFFNAHNNFLEEVAKFRAARRIWSKVMKEHYQAKNPKSWKLRFHTQTGGSTLTAQQPDNNVVRVTMQALAAVLGGTQSLHTNSRDEALSLPTEESARIALRTQQIIAHESGVADTADPLGGSYYVESLTDQIEEEVNKYLDQINEIGGAVKAVEEGYMQREIQRTAYETQKDIENNEEIIVGLNEFKLDEEVDPDLLKVDETLEAEQIASLEKARAEREQRAVDSALETLREKAQDSHANLIPHILDAVKVYATVGEICNVLRDEFGEYTGM; from the coding sequence ATGAGTGATAACACGTTTCAATCAAAAAAAGAAAATTGGAAGCGATCTGTCAATAAAACGCTGGACCGTTTTCCGGAACGAAAAGATCCATTTACCACCTCATCTGATATTGAAGTGGAACGGCTGTATCACCCAGCTGAAGATGAAACGTATGAGGAAAAATTGGGTTATCCGGGAGAATACCCGTATACCCGCGGAATCCAGCCGACTATGTATCGCAGCCGCCTTTGGACAATGCGCCAATATGCCGGATTCGGTTCGGCCAAGGAAACGAATGAACGCTTCCGTTATTTGCTTGATCAGGGGCAGACTGGTTTGTCGGTCGCATTTGACCTGCCGACCCAAATTGGGTACGACTCCGATGATGTCATGGCAGAAGGGGAAGTCGGCAAAGTCGGGGTGGCAATAGATTCGCTGCATGATATGGAGCAATTGCTTGATCAGATTCCGCTTGGAAAAGTCAGCACATCGATGACTATTAACGCGCCGGCATCTGTTTTGTTATGCATGTACCTTGCTGTCGGTCAAAAGCAGGGTGTGCCGCTTGAGAAACTTACAGGCACAATCCAGAATGATATCTTGAAAGAATATATTGCACGCGGTACATATATTTTTCCGCCTAAGCCATCAATGCGCTTAATCACCAACATATTTGAATTCTGCCACGAGCATGTTCCTAAATTTAACACGATCAGCATTTCAGGTTATCACATCCGTGAAGCAGGTTCAACGGCAGTACAGGAAGTGGCGTTCACCCTCGCTGACGGGATGGCGTATGTGGATGCTGCTCTGGAAGCAGGACTTGAAATCGATGCCTTTGCACCGAGGCTTGCCTTCTTCTTTAATGCACATAACAACTTCCTGGAAGAGGTCGCCAAATTCCGTGCTGCCCGGCGTATTTGGTCAAAGGTCATGAAAGAACATTATCAGGCAAAAAATCCAAAAAGCTGGAAATTGCGTTTTCATACTCAAACAGGTGGTTCGACATTGACTGCCCAGCAACCTGATAACAATGTTGTCCGTGTGACGATGCAAGCACTTGCTGCTGTTCTTGGCGGGACACAAAGCCTTCATACCAACTCCCGTGATGAGGCATTGTCATTGCCAACTGAAGAATCGGCACGCATAGCTCTCAGAACACAGCAAATTATTGCACATGAAAGCGGTGTTGCAGATACAGCTGATCCTTTGGGCGGCTCGTATTATGTTGAGTCACTGACAGACCAAATTGAGGAAGAAGTTAATAAGTATCTTGATCAAATTAACGAAATCGGCGGTGCTGTAAAAGCTGTGGAAGAAGGCTACATGCAGCGGGAAATTCAGCGTACAGCTTACGAAACACAAAAGGACATTGAAAATAATGAAGAGATCATTGTCGGTTTAAACGAGTTTAAATTAGATGAAGAAGTTGATCCGGACCTTTTGAAAGTCGATGAAACACTTGAGGCCGAACAAATCGCTTCGCTTGAAAAAGCCCGTGCTGAGCGGGAACAAAGAGCAGTAGACAGCGCACTGGAAACACTTCGGGAAAAAGCACAAGATTCGCATGCTAACTTGATCCCTCATATTTTAGACGCCGTAAAGGTTTATGCCACTGTCGGAGAAATCTGTAACGTATTGCGTGATGAATTCGGGGAATATACAGGCATGTAA
- a CDS encoding alpha-ketoacid dehydrogenase subunit beta: protein MPVMSYIQAVTAAIHEEMQRDEKVFVLGEDVGKKGGVFGATKGLYEAFGEYRVLDTPLSESAIAGVGIGASMYGMRPIAEMQFADFILPAVNQIISEAAKMRYRSNNDWNVPMTIRAPYGGGIHGALYHSQSLESVFANQPGLKIVMPSTPYDVKGLLKASIRDNDPVLFFEHKRAYRLLKSEVPEDDYVLPIGKADIKREGADVTVITYGLAVHFALQAAEKLEEEGIDTQILDLRTVYPLDQEAIIEAAKKTGKVLLISEDNKEGSIIGEVAAVIAENCLFELDAPIKRLAGPDIPSMPFSPTMEKYFMLNPEKTEHAIRELAEF from the coding sequence ATGCCAGTTATGTCGTATATTCAGGCAGTTACAGCTGCTATACATGAAGAAATGCAACGAGATGAAAAAGTGTTTGTTTTAGGGGAAGATGTTGGAAAAAAAGGCGGTGTCTTCGGTGCCACCAAAGGACTTTATGAGGCGTTTGGCGAATATCGTGTGCTTGATACGCCGCTTTCGGAATCCGCCATCGCAGGAGTCGGTATCGGTGCCTCTATGTATGGCATGCGTCCTATAGCCGAAATGCAATTTGCCGACTTTATTTTGCCTGCCGTGAACCAGATCATCTCTGAAGCAGCTAAAATGCGGTATCGTTCGAACAATGACTGGAATGTTCCAATGACAATACGTGCGCCATATGGCGGCGGTATTCATGGGGCATTATATCATTCACAATCGTTGGAATCGGTGTTTGCGAATCAGCCGGGTCTTAAGATTGTTATGCCATCGACACCGTATGATGTAAAAGGATTGTTGAAAGCTTCTATTCGTGATAATGACCCGGTACTATTCTTTGAACATAAACGGGCTTACCGTTTGCTTAAAAGTGAGGTTCCGGAAGACGATTATGTCCTTCCGATCGGAAAAGCTGATATTAAGCGCGAAGGCGCCGACGTTACGGTTATTACGTACGGACTGGCGGTTCATTTTGCGTTGCAGGCTGCTGAAAAACTTGAAGAAGAAGGAATAGACACCCAGATTCTTGATTTGCGAACAGTCTATCCGCTTGATCAGGAAGCAATTATTGAAGCGGCAAAGAAAACGGGGAAAGTGCTTCTGATCTCTGAGGATAACAAAGAAGGCAGCATTATTGGAGAGGTGGCTGCAGTGATTGCGGAGAATTGTCTGTTTGAATTGGACGCTCCGATTAAGCGTCTCGCCGGCCCGGATATCCCATCCATGCCGTTTTCACCAACAATGGAAAAATATTTCATGCTCAATCCGGAAAAGACAGAACATGCCATTCGTGAACTGGCTGAATTCTAA
- a CDS encoding BrxA/BrxB family bacilliredoxin, producing MDFNVFMNDVVNAAREDVREAGYEELTSAESVDEAMKRDGSTLIMVNSTCGCAGGIARPAAANAIHYDKRPDHLVTVFAGQDRDATEKAREYFEGYPPSSPSFAFMKDGEIVTMLERSDIEGYSAMDVVGKLQKVFDDNCEEV from the coding sequence ATGGATTTTAACGTATTCATGAACGACGTTGTGAATGCTGCTCGTGAGGACGTCCGGGAAGCAGGGTATGAGGAACTGACCTCAGCTGAATCAGTTGATGAAGCAATGAAGCGCGATGGGTCCACATTGATCATGGTCAATTCGACATGTGGCTGTGCTGGCGGTATTGCACGTCCGGCAGCGGCTAATGCCATTCATTATGATAAGCGCCCTGATCATTTAGTCACTGTATTTGCGGGACAAGACCGTGATGCAACTGAGAAAGCGAGAGAATATTTTGAAGGCTATCCACCGTCATCACCGTCATTTGCATTCATGAAGGATGGGGAAATCGTTACAATGCTTGAACGTTCAGATATAGAAGGCTACAGTGCAATGGATGTTGTCGGCAAACTGCAAAAAGTTTTTGACGATAATTGTGAAGAAGTTTAA
- a CDS encoding aromatic acid exporter family protein, with protein sequence MKIGSRTIKTAIGTPISISIAQVLGLTNFVSAGILTILCIQPSRKRSVLSAWHRFLACIAAALFSIVFFELIGYHPLVIGAMLVCFIPVTVFLKVTPGIATSSVITLNLYSAQSVSFSLLTEQFLIIIIGIGTALILNLYMPSLENQLKQKQEELEHYFQIILNEIALYIRDKNENWSGKELRICEDILQEAMDLVLLEKENHLLRSEHPYHDYFLMRQKQLELLEKMLPLVTRLPNRDNISLKIADFFENVGDAVHPGNTASLYLDELEDLRRKFDQEDLPETQEEFETRANLFRLLHEIEDYLLLKKKFKKSDVNEKKQKTKKTGAT encoded by the coding sequence GTGAAAATTGGCTCGCGCACCATCAAGACAGCTATTGGCACGCCGATCTCAATTTCGATTGCCCAAGTTTTGGGGCTGACGAATTTTGTTTCAGCAGGAATTTTAACCATTTTATGCATTCAGCCTTCACGAAAACGCTCAGTGCTAAGTGCCTGGCATCGTTTCCTGGCGTGTATTGCAGCTGCGTTATTTTCAATTGTATTTTTTGAACTGATCGGCTATCATCCTTTAGTGATCGGTGCTATGCTTGTTTGTTTTATACCTGTGACTGTTTTTTTAAAAGTAACACCTGGTATTGCAACCAGTTCTGTCATTACTTTAAATTTATACAGTGCTCAAAGTGTTTCATTTTCATTGTTAACCGAGCAATTTCTGATTATCATTATTGGAATTGGTACAGCGTTGATCCTGAATTTATATATGCCGTCTTTGGAAAACCAGCTTAAGCAAAAACAGGAAGAGCTTGAGCACTATTTCCAGATAATACTGAATGAAATCGCTTTATATATACGTGATAAAAATGAAAATTGGTCCGGAAAAGAGCTAAGAATTTGTGAAGATATATTGCAAGAGGCCATGGATTTGGTATTATTAGAAAAGGAGAACCATTTACTGAGAAGTGAGCATCCATATCATGATTACTTCCTGATGCGTCAAAAGCAGCTGGAATTGCTCGAGAAAATGCTTCCATTAGTTACCCGGCTCCCGAACAGGGACAATATTTCATTAAAAATTGCCGACTTTTTTGAGAACGTCGGTGATGCCGTTCATCCTGGTAATACAGCGAGTTTGTATTTAGATGAATTGGAAGATTTGCGCCGAAAATTTGATCAGGAAGATTTGCCGGAAACCCAGGAAGAATTTGAAACACGGGCTAATTTGTTCCGATTATTGCATGAAATAGAGGATTATCTGCTGTTGAAGAAAAAGTTTAAAAAAAGTGATGTGAATGAGAAAAAACAAAAAACAAAAAAGACCGGGGCAACGTAG